In the Cheilinus undulatus linkage group 19, ASM1832078v1, whole genome shotgun sequence genome, one interval contains:
- the fam162a gene encoding protein FAM162B, protein MNFVKSRLFVRNLMGQRSRQVSETWSQRGMCNKTQETPPRVPAHAPRASFRVPGYKPSDFDRKILVWSGRFKSADQIPELVSFEMIDGARNKVRVKVCYIMMGATIGACLLMVFLGKRAASRHESLTGQNMEKKARWREEVQREKEAALALSQKAQ, encoded by the exons GTCAGAGGAGCAGACAGGTGTCTGAAACATGGAGCCAGAGGGGGATGTGCAATAAAACACAGGAGACTCCACCCAGAGTCCCAGCACATG CGCCCCGTGCCAGTTTCAGGGTCCCAGGCTACAAACCCTCTGACTTCGACAGGAAGATTCTGGTCTGGTCGGGACGCTTTAAGTCAGCTGACCAGATACCAGAACTTGTGTC GTTTGAGATGATTGACGGTGCCAGGAACAAAGTCAGAGTGAAAGTCTGCTACATCATGATGGGTGCCACAATAGGAGCCTGCCTGCTGATGGTTTTCCTCGGCAAACGG GCTGCTAGCAGACACGAGTCCctaacaggacaaaacatggagaaaaaggcaagatggagggaggaggtgcagagagaaaaggaggcTGCCCTGGCTCTGTCTCAGAAGGCTCAGTGA